A genomic segment from Tessaracoccus defluvii encodes:
- a CDS encoding ABC transporter permease has translation MTAVGVLTRRFLLDYGRNPVNLVVLILIPVVFVWVAAEPMADAAKLLGGTGRAVETATTGWAAAFLAALAMFFQVGQARSADRRLVLAGLPAPALVVARMSTGLLIAALASTAALATLFLRTAVDEPLRVAAGTMMFAVIYVGIGAAVGSVVTDQVNGTVVILLVWILDVFFGPALTSPDRVQITRWMPTHFVTLWMVDLPLGHGGNLGDLAIALVWVGGALLSSGLLLTRATRNARHPDGSHRPGWAGQVGKSFRMGMRQYRRNPALWVLLVTVPVIFIWLSKLITEERFSVMRVIDGGQEVDMRFWLPDTHAGTMAPIAVASLAAVAGLFIALNNRDGDRRLVQAGMRRSALLVGRIKEVAAAVLVAAAASLTITAMVFTARQWAGFIAGTLLIGAVYALLGMCLGFLLGRVTGVLIAFVIPFLDLGITQSPMLRLEPPGAAAFLPGYGPYLVLIDTGLTDTFDETGASSSPRSGSSGSLQSSWSCSAPAQAPQNRCP, from the coding sequence ATGACCGCGGTCGGGGTGCTGACCCGCCGATTCCTCCTGGACTACGGCCGCAACCCGGTGAACCTGGTGGTCCTGATTCTGATCCCGGTCGTGTTCGTGTGGGTGGCCGCGGAACCGATGGCCGATGCCGCGAAACTGCTGGGGGGCACTGGCCGGGCAGTCGAGACCGCGACCACCGGCTGGGCCGCCGCGTTCCTGGCGGCGCTGGCGATGTTCTTCCAGGTTGGCCAGGCGAGATCGGCGGACCGTCGTCTGGTCCTGGCGGGCCTCCCCGCCCCAGCCCTCGTTGTCGCCAGAATGTCGACCGGCCTGCTGATCGCTGCACTGGCCTCCACAGCGGCCCTGGCGACGCTGTTCCTGCGCACCGCAGTGGACGAGCCGCTCCGCGTCGCGGCCGGGACGATGATGTTCGCCGTCATCTACGTCGGGATCGGCGCCGCGGTCGGATCGGTCGTCACGGACCAGGTCAACGGCACGGTGGTGATCCTGCTCGTCTGGATCCTCGACGTGTTCTTCGGACCGGCGCTCACCTCGCCCGACCGGGTGCAGATCACCCGCTGGATGCCCACCCACTTCGTCACACTGTGGATGGTGGACCTGCCCTTGGGCCATGGGGGAAACCTCGGCGACCTCGCCATCGCACTGGTGTGGGTCGGCGGAGCCCTCCTGTCGAGCGGACTGCTCCTGACGCGCGCGACACGCAACGCTCGGCACCCGGACGGCTCGCATCGACCGGGCTGGGCGGGGCAAGTCGGGAAGAGCTTCCGGATGGGGATGCGACAGTACCGACGCAACCCAGCCCTCTGGGTCCTCCTCGTAACGGTGCCGGTGATCTTCATCTGGCTGTCGAAACTGATCACCGAAGAGCGGTTCTCCGTGATGCGGGTGATCGACGGCGGGCAGGAGGTCGACATGCGGTTCTGGCTGCCCGACACGCACGCCGGAACCATGGCGCCGATCGCGGTGGCCTCGCTGGCCGCCGTGGCTGGGCTGTTCATCGCCCTCAACAACCGTGATGGGGATCGCCGCCTGGTCCAGGCCGGGATGCGCCGATCCGCACTGCTGGTCGGCCGCATCAAGGAGGTCGCAGCCGCGGTCCTCGTCGCAGCGGCCGCATCCCTGACAATCACGGCCATGGTGTTCACGGCCCGTCAATGGGCGGGATTCATCGCCGGCACCTTACTGATCGGAGCCGTCTACGCACTGCTGGGGATGTGCCTCGGATTCCTCCTTGGACGCGTCACGGGAGTACTGATCGCATTCGTCATCCCTTTCCTGGATCTCGGTATCACGCAGAGCCCGATGCTGCGGCTGGAACCACCCGGCGCCGCAGCGTTCCTCCCGGGCTACGGGCCCTACCTCGTCCTCATCGACACCGGCCTCACCGACACCTTCGACGAAACGGGGGCCTCCTCATCGCCGCGGTCTGGATCCTCGGGCTCACTTCAGTCGTCGTGGTCATGTTCAGCACCCGCACAAGCACCACAAAACCGGTGCCCATAG
- a CDS encoding heavy-metal-associated domain-containing protein: MTQTTYGVRGLSCWRCMISAVDAVRALPGVHTVALDLEPHGESLLTLAPAGAVTCDQVRATLDRSGFELTRRLRRPRPGVRHRSTPPL, encoded by the coding sequence ATGACACAGACCACCTACGGGGTGCGCGGACTCAGCTGCTGGCGCTGCATGATCAGCGCCGTCGACGCAGTCCGCGCCCTACCCGGGGTGCACACCGTCGCCCTGGATCTGGAGCCGCACGGCGAGTCGCTGCTGACCCTGGCCCCGGCCGGAGCCGTGACCTGCGACCAGGTCCGAGCCACCCTCGACCGCTCCGGGTTCGAGCTGACCCGACGCCTGCGCCGCCCCCGCCCCGGGGTCCGACACCGCTCCACGCCGCCTCTGTGA
- a CDS encoding ATP-binding cassette domain-containing protein — MKVTWDSKAVIDMGSSGASSDGVRADVVLAGTAISKTYRQGLWPFVRRNHVLDGVSLSLSRGEVVGLVGENGSGKSTLMQILVGGLAADAGAVELQGALGYCPQRPVVFERLTRDEHFELFAVAYGMSRDERLRAQGTLYEELDFGRYAHERADRLSGGTLAKLNLALALLPDPAVLLLDEPYAGFDWDTYLRFWELVARGRSSGRAVLVISHFIADEARFDRIIELRDGKATPK, encoded by the coding sequence GTGAAAGTCACATGGGATTCGAAGGCGGTGATCGACATGGGTTCAAGCGGCGCCTCTTCTGATGGCGTTCGAGCGGACGTGGTCCTCGCGGGGACCGCGATCTCCAAGACCTATCGTCAGGGGCTGTGGCCGTTCGTGCGGCGCAACCATGTGCTCGACGGTGTGTCACTGTCGCTGAGCCGCGGCGAGGTCGTCGGGCTGGTCGGGGAGAACGGATCGGGCAAATCGACGCTGATGCAGATCCTGGTCGGGGGGTTGGCAGCCGACGCCGGCGCCGTGGAGCTGCAGGGGGCCTTGGGGTACTGTCCGCAGCGTCCGGTGGTGTTCGAGCGCCTGACGCGCGATGAACATTTCGAGCTATTCGCGGTGGCCTACGGGATGAGCCGGGATGAGCGGCTCCGGGCGCAGGGGACCTTGTACGAGGAACTTGACTTTGGGCGATACGCGCACGAGCGGGCGGACCGGCTCTCCGGGGGCACCCTCGCGAAACTGAATCTTGCCCTGGCTCTGCTACCGGACCCGGCGGTCCTGCTGCTGGACGAGCCCTATGCCGGGTTCGATTGGGACACCTATCTTCGGTTCTGGGAGCTCGTCGCGCGCGGGCGCTCATCCGGGCGGGCAGTGCTGGTGATCAGTCATTTCATCGCCGACGAGGCGCGGTTCGACCGCATCATCGAACTGCGTGACGGGAAGGCGACCCCGAAATGA
- a CDS encoding prolipoprotein diacylglyceryl transferase: MWPEVFSIFGVGIQSYGLSKALALLVGAYLLGRAFTRIGYDKDLAHSIALWATVWGFVGAKVYYLIANWDNLSWHLFGGSGFVWYGGLIAGAIAVIVMTRRHDLPLGRVAGAMAAPLSVAYGIGRIGCFLAGDGTYGTPTDLPWGMAFPNGVVPVNVPVHPVQLYEAAGAFLIAGILWALGRRLRPLAVFGSYLLLSGAARLLAEVVRINPHVLLGLTEAQLIGIVSIILGVALILRDAFHPAVAPSDAPVGSESAVLSSHPVGR, translated from the coding sequence GTGTGGCCTGAGGTGTTCTCGATATTTGGTGTAGGGATCCAGTCCTATGGGCTGAGTAAGGCGCTGGCGCTGCTGGTCGGCGCGTATCTGCTGGGTCGAGCGTTCACGCGGATCGGCTACGACAAGGACTTGGCGCACTCGATCGCGTTGTGGGCGACAGTGTGGGGATTCGTCGGCGCCAAGGTGTACTACCTGATCGCGAACTGGGACAACCTCAGTTGGCACCTGTTCGGCGGCTCGGGGTTCGTCTGGTACGGCGGCCTGATCGCGGGGGCGATCGCGGTGATCGTGATGACCCGACGCCACGACCTCCCCCTTGGACGGGTGGCGGGCGCGATGGCGGCCCCGCTCTCGGTGGCCTACGGCATCGGCCGGATCGGCTGCTTCCTCGCCGGTGACGGCACGTACGGCACACCCACCGACCTGCCCTGGGGGATGGCGTTCCCCAACGGGGTGGTGCCGGTGAACGTGCCGGTGCATCCCGTCCAGCTGTATGAGGCCGCCGGCGCCTTCCTGATCGCCGGCATCCTGTGGGCGCTGGGTCGCAGGCTGCGACCGCTGGCCGTGTTCGGGTCCTACCTGCTGCTCAGCGGCGCGGCACGCCTGCTCGCCGAGGTCGTCCGGATCAACCCGCACGTCCTGTTGGGCCTCACCGAGGCGCAGCTGATCGGCATCGTCAGTATCATTCTGGGCGTCGCCCTGATCCTGCGAGACGCCTTCCACCCCGCAGTTGCGCCCTCAGATGCTCCTGTCGGCTCCGAATCGGCCGTCCTTAGCTCTCACCCGGTCGGGAGGTGA
- a CDS encoding peroxiredoxin family protein — MTPTTTPEPSRREQLKARQQAETQRDKRRRTWTRIIGALVTVIVVAVVGYGLWTAIPEQGDTQRLAPDFTLTTTAGTSVTLSDQRPNPVLIYFNEGAGCASCTMQMAEIEKNPGFAEAGIEVLPIVMNSADQILPDLQQFGVTTPYLLDDGTVSKAYDVLDKGMHPGMPGHGFVLIDGDGVQRWNGNYPSMWLDPQELLNEVTTRLR, encoded by the coding sequence ATGACCCCCACCACCACACCGGAACCCTCCCGCCGCGAGCAACTCAAAGCCCGCCAACAGGCCGAGACTCAGCGCGACAAGAGGCGCCGCACCTGGACCCGGATCATCGGCGCACTGGTCACTGTGATCGTCGTGGCCGTCGTCGGCTACGGACTGTGGACCGCCATCCCCGAGCAGGGCGACACCCAGCGCCTCGCACCCGACTTCACCCTCACCACCACAGCCGGCACCTCAGTGACCCTCAGCGACCAGCGCCCCAACCCGGTGCTGATCTACTTCAACGAAGGCGCCGGGTGCGCCTCCTGCACCATGCAGATGGCCGAGATCGAGAAGAACCCCGGATTCGCCGAGGCGGGCATCGAGGTGCTGCCCATCGTCATGAACAGCGCCGACCAGATCCTGCCCGACCTGCAGCAGTTCGGCGTCACCACCCCCTATCTCCTCGACGACGGGACCGTGTCGAAGGCGTACGACGTCCTCGACAAGGGCATGCACCCCGGGATGCCCGGTCACGGCTTCGTCCTCATCGACGGCGACGGCGTCCAACGCTGGAATGGCAACTACCCCTCCATGTGGCTCGACCCGCAAGAACTCCTCAACGAGGTAACCACGCGGCTACGGTGA
- a CDS encoding metal-sensitive transcriptional regulator — translation MTSNPQRQELIGQLAVIEGHIRGIARMVDQDANCLEILTQTSAVTGSLRSVALDLVGNHLRHCLTQAIHSPEPAYRDAKVAEASTAIARLVRS, via the coding sequence ATGACCAGCAACCCACAGCGTCAGGAACTCATCGGCCAACTCGCGGTGATCGAAGGCCACATCCGTGGCATCGCCCGCATGGTCGACCAGGACGCCAACTGCCTCGAGATCCTCACCCAGACCTCAGCAGTCACCGGCTCGCTGCGCTCAGTCGCCCTGGACCTGGTCGGCAACCACCTCCGCCACTGCCTCACCCAGGCCATCCACTCCCCAGAGCCCGCCTACCGCGACGCCAAGGTCGCCGAGGCCTCCACAGCCATCGCCCGCCTCGTCCGCAGCTGA
- a CDS encoding DUF305 domain-containing protein encodes MTRTKRITATLAGLVLTATLAACADQGATPPAATTSPTGSTSATATESESASASASSEVSADHNDQDTTFAQMMIIHHEGAIEMSQLAIERAESPEVVALAERIAEAQGPEIEEMTAWLSAWGEDVSPGGHGGMDMGGMDMNGMSQEEMMTQLDGMSGADFDQAFLEAMIAHHEGAIGMSEQQLAEGQNPDALMLAEKIIADQQTEITEMQEMLTSL; translated from the coding sequence ATGACACGCACTAAGCGGATCACTGCCACTTTGGCGGGGCTGGTCCTGACGGCCACCCTGGCGGCCTGCGCGGACCAGGGCGCCACTCCCCCCGCGGCGACCACCTCCCCGACAGGCAGCACCTCCGCCACGGCCACTGAGTCCGAGTCGGCGTCGGCGAGCGCCTCATCTGAGGTGTCCGCCGACCACAACGACCAGGACACCACGTTCGCGCAGATGATGATCATCCATCACGAGGGCGCCATCGAGATGTCTCAGCTGGCGATCGAACGCGCCGAATCCCCCGAGGTCGTGGCCCTCGCGGAGCGGATCGCCGAGGCCCAGGGCCCGGAGATCGAGGAGATGACCGCCTGGCTCAGCGCCTGGGGTGAAGATGTCTCCCCCGGTGGGCATGGCGGCATGGACATGGGCGGCATGGACATGAACGGAATGAGCCAGGAGGAGATGATGACCCAACTCGACGGCATGTCCGGCGCCGACTTTGATCAGGCGTTCCTCGAGGCCATGATCGCCCACCACGAGGGTGCGATCGGGATGTCCGAGCAGCAGTTGGCCGAGGGGCAGAACCCGGATGCTCTCATGTTGGCGGAGAAGATCATCGCCGACCAGCAGACTGAGATCACCGAGATGCAGGAGATGCTCACCAGCCTCTGA
- a CDS encoding heavy metal translocating P-type ATPase codes for MLWLVIGGAVVLTGLLLWFFFGPKRAGKVRIEDGVQVVDVTVDGGYNPGVIEGVRPGMPVRIMFDRREGGECTSRVVMSDFKVNASLPAYRTTAVEFTPTEAGEFRFACGMNMVSGLIRVTGDPHTAPTPTTAPEHHAQTTASPAATGLSTDGADDDEAERAAEIGDLTRRVTIGAILTAPALIAVMAVELFGATWVPEILMSPWLQLALIAPVMLWSGWPIHRVGWRALSHRTADMNSLITLGTVAAFGYSLVVTFAPGLLPEELRQVYFEAVGVIITLILLGRLLETKAKAGTGEAIRKLIGLQPRTARVLRDDTELEIPVEDVVVGDVIVIRPGEKMPVDGEVIHGSSAVDESMVTGESIPAAKTVGDTIIGATINATGALRYVATKVGSDTMLAQIIKLVREAQGSKAPIQRLVDKVSSYFVPVVIIIAVWTLAIWLLVGPPPVFVFALVAAVSVLIIACPCALGLATPMSITVGTGKGAEHGILIRSAEALETAHKLDAIILDKTGTITKGVPTLTDVATVAAFDENQLLGWVAAIENSSEHPLAAAIVTGATDRGLTLGEVTDFDSVTGQGVRGHVDGHDVLVGNRRLLDENGISTDTLRPLHDALAAGGKTPMLVAVDGLPAGIVAVADTIKDGSPAAVAALQARGIEVIMMTGDNRATAAAIASQVGIRRVVAEVMPAHKAAEVRRLQDEGKIVGMVGDGINDAPALAQADVGSAIGTGTDVAIESSDITLISGALSGVVTAVDLSRATMRNIKQNLVFAFLYNTLGIPIAAGLLYPVFGILLSPMVAAAAMALSSLSVVTNANRLRRWAPHPIHESPTTGSPVTPVVEIGGETPTTQHHTTGKDTPMFGKKTTAATHIDPVCGMKVSPATAAATRTIGETTIYFCSTHCAEAFDADPARYGHPHTDGEHHHEPTPAPHHH; via the coding sequence ATGCTCTGGCTGGTCATAGGTGGGGCGGTGGTCCTGACCGGGCTGCTGTTGTGGTTCTTCTTTGGCCCGAAACGGGCCGGGAAAGTCCGCATCGAGGACGGTGTTCAGGTGGTCGATGTGACCGTCGACGGGGGCTACAACCCCGGCGTGATCGAGGGGGTGCGTCCCGGGATGCCGGTGCGGATCATGTTCGACCGCCGAGAGGGCGGTGAGTGCACCTCGCGAGTTGTGATGTCGGACTTCAAGGTCAACGCGAGCCTTCCCGCGTACCGCACCACCGCCGTCGAGTTCACGCCCACGGAGGCCGGCGAGTTCCGCTTCGCATGCGGCATGAACATGGTCTCCGGTCTGATCCGCGTCACCGGCGACCCCCACACCGCACCCACCCCCACCACCGCACCGGAGCATCATGCGCAGACGACCGCCTCCCCGGCGGCGACGGGTCTGTCGACCGACGGCGCCGATGACGATGAGGCGGAGCGGGCCGCGGAGATCGGGGACCTGACCCGGCGGGTGACCATCGGCGCGATCCTCACAGCCCCGGCGCTGATCGCGGTGATGGCCGTCGAACTGTTCGGCGCCACCTGGGTGCCTGAGATCTTGATGAGTCCGTGGTTGCAGTTGGCGTTGATTGCGCCGGTGATGCTGTGGTCGGGGTGGCCGATCCACCGCGTCGGGTGGCGGGCCTTGTCGCACCGCACCGCGGACATGAACTCGCTGATCACGCTGGGCACTGTCGCGGCGTTCGGTTACAGCCTGGTGGTCACCTTCGCCCCCGGCCTCCTGCCTGAGGAGTTGCGGCAGGTGTACTTCGAAGCCGTCGGTGTGATCATCACGTTGATCCTGCTCGGCCGGCTCCTGGAAACCAAAGCCAAGGCCGGCACCGGTGAGGCCATCCGTAAGCTGATCGGCCTCCAGCCCCGCACCGCGCGGGTCCTGCGCGACGACACCGAACTGGAGATCCCGGTCGAGGACGTCGTCGTCGGCGATGTGATCGTGATCCGTCCCGGGGAGAAGATGCCTGTCGACGGTGAGGTGATCCACGGATCCTCCGCTGTCGACGAGTCGATGGTGACCGGCGAATCCATCCCTGCGGCCAAGACCGTCGGCGACACCATCATCGGCGCCACCATCAACGCCACCGGGGCACTGCGATATGTCGCCACCAAGGTCGGCTCCGACACCATGCTCGCCCAGATCATCAAACTGGTCCGTGAGGCCCAGGGCTCGAAGGCCCCCATCCAACGCCTGGTGGACAAGGTCTCGAGTTACTTCGTCCCGGTCGTGATCATCATCGCGGTGTGGACGTTGGCGATCTGGCTGCTGGTGGGTCCGCCGCCGGTGTTCGTGTTCGCGCTCGTCGCCGCGGTCTCGGTCCTGATCATCGCCTGCCCCTGCGCTTTGGGGCTCGCGACCCCGATGTCGATCACCGTGGGCACCGGCAAGGGAGCCGAACACGGCATCCTGATCCGCTCCGCTGAAGCACTGGAAACCGCGCACAAGCTTGACGCGATCATCCTCGATAAGACCGGCACCATCACCAAGGGTGTACCGACCCTCACCGACGTCGCCACCGTCGCAGCGTTCGATGAGAACCAGCTCCTCGGCTGGGTCGCCGCTATCGAGAACAGCTCCGAGCACCCCCTGGCGGCGGCGATCGTCACCGGCGCCACCGACCGCGGTCTCACCCTGGGCGAGGTCACTGACTTCGACTCGGTCACCGGGCAAGGCGTCCGCGGCCACGTCGACGGCCACGACGTCCTGGTCGGCAACCGGCGACTTCTCGACGAAAATGGCATCAGTACCGACACGCTGCGGCCGCTGCATGACGCGCTCGCAGCAGGGGGCAAGACGCCGATGCTGGTGGCCGTCGATGGGCTCCCCGCGGGAATCGTGGCGGTCGCCGACACCATCAAGGACGGCTCCCCGGCCGCGGTCGCGGCCCTCCAGGCACGCGGCATCGAGGTCATCATGATGACTGGCGACAACCGGGCAACCGCCGCCGCGATCGCCTCCCAGGTCGGGATCCGTCGCGTGGTCGCCGAAGTGATGCCCGCCCACAAGGCCGCCGAGGTCCGACGCCTCCAGGACGAAGGCAAGATCGTCGGAATGGTCGGCGACGGCATCAACGACGCCCCCGCCCTCGCGCAGGCAGACGTCGGCTCCGCGATCGGCACCGGCACCGACGTGGCCATCGAATCCTCCGACATCACCCTGATCTCCGGCGCCCTGTCAGGGGTGGTCACCGCCGTTGACCTGTCGCGGGCCACTATGCGCAACATCAAACAGAACCTGGTGTTCGCGTTCCTGTACAACACCCTCGGCATCCCCATCGCCGCAGGTTTGCTCTACCCCGTCTTCGGGATCCTGCTCAGCCCCATGGTCGCCGCCGCAGCCATGGCCCTGTCCTCACTGTCGGTGGTCACCAACGCCAACCGGCTCCGCCGCTGGGCACCACACCCCATCCACGAGTCCCCCACCACCGGCTCCCCCGTCACCCCCGTCGTCGAAATCGGCGGCGAAACCCCCACCACCCAGCACCACACCACCGGAAAGGACACCCCCATGTTCGGCAAGAAGACCACCGCCGCCACCCACATCGATCCCGTCTGCGGAATGAAGGTCAGCCCCGCCACCGCGGCCGCCACCCGCACCATCGGCGAGACCACGATCTACTTCTGCTCCACCCACTGCGCCGAAGCCTTCGACGCCGACCCCGCCCGCTACGGACACCCCCACACCGACGGCGAGCACCACCACGAGCCCACCCCCGCCCCGCACCACCACTAG
- a CDS encoding cytochrome c biogenesis CcdA family protein gives MPSFLRAPDTARGDTATFFSLGVFSGIASSCCAPVLAGVMTLSALSGSPVGGLVLGLAYVFGMVIPLFVMALLWDKRPERMRRLRAKPIRISLGRFTLATNTVNLLVAVGFVIMGILVIGQAGATEMTGADAPLVGMGAWLSEVFAWLIAITAPIPETVLGLALLALVAVFVVATLRDRRHAQPVASAHECCDTETSQTPAPEETGAPTIPSQEPR, from the coding sequence ATGCCGTCGTTCCTCCGCGCCCCCGATACCGCCCGCGGTGACACCGCCACCTTCTTCAGCCTCGGCGTGTTCTCCGGCATCGCCTCCAGCTGCTGCGCACCCGTCCTCGCCGGGGTGATGACCCTGTCGGCGCTGTCGGGCTCGCCCGTGGGTGGGCTGGTGCTCGGTCTGGCCTACGTGTTCGGGATGGTGATCCCGCTGTTCGTGATGGCGCTGCTGTGGGACAAACGGCCCGAAAGGATGCGCCGCCTCCGCGCCAAGCCCATCCGGATCAGCCTGGGGCGCTTCACGCTGGCTACCAACACCGTCAACCTGCTAGTCGCCGTCGGGTTCGTGATCATGGGCATCCTGGTGATCGGCCAAGCCGGCGCCACCGAGATGACCGGTGCCGACGCCCCTCTCGTGGGCATGGGCGCCTGGCTCTCCGAGGTCTTCGCCTGGCTGATCGCGATCACCGCCCCCATCCCCGAAACCGTCCTCGGCCTCGCGCTGCTCGCCCTGGTGGCCGTGTTCGTCGTAGCCACCCTCCGCGACCGCCGACACGCCCAACCAGTGGCCTCGGCCCACGAATGCTGCGACACCGAAACCTCACAGACCCCTGCGCCTGAGGAGACCGGCGCACCGACCATCCCCTCCCAGGAGCCCCGATGA
- a CDS encoding response regulator transcription factor, whose protein sequence is MAEPRRSSVLVVDDERPLAGIVASYLNKAGFDTSLAYTGPDGVRSAQELDPDVIILDLGLPGIDGIEVCRQIRLFSDCYILMLTARADEVDKLIGLSVGADDYLTKPFSPRELVARVNTVLRRPRRQAHGTQPAAPREFGRLRVDAEGRDVWVDDQQVGLTRTEFDILDALSARPNVALSRRQIIDAVWGAGWVGDDHVVDVHVANLRKKLDDPPTEPRYILTVRGVGYRMGAGG, encoded by the coding sequence ATGGCTGAGCCCCGCAGGTCGAGTGTGTTGGTGGTCGATGACGAGCGCCCGCTGGCGGGGATCGTCGCGTCCTACCTGAACAAGGCGGGGTTTGACACGTCCCTGGCCTACACCGGCCCGGACGGGGTCCGTTCGGCGCAGGAGCTGGATCCCGACGTGATCATTCTTGATCTTGGTCTGCCTGGCATTGACGGGATCGAGGTGTGCCGCCAGATCAGGTTGTTCTCCGACTGCTACATCCTGATGCTGACCGCCCGGGCCGACGAGGTCGACAAGCTGATCGGTTTGTCGGTGGGCGCCGACGACTACCTGACCAAACCGTTCAGCCCCCGCGAACTGGTCGCCCGCGTCAACACCGTGCTGAGACGCCCGCGCCGCCAGGCCCACGGCACACAGCCGGCCGCGCCGCGCGAGTTCGGACGGCTGCGGGTGGACGCGGAAGGCCGCGACGTCTGGGTCGACGACCAGCAGGTGGGGCTGACCCGCACCGAGTTCGACATCCTCGACGCACTGTCAGCTCGACCCAACGTGGCGCTCAGTCGTCGCCAGATCATCGACGCGGTGTGGGGCGCCGGCTGGGTCGGCGACGATCACGTCGTCGACGTCCATGTGGCGAACCTGCGCAAGAAGCTCGACGATCCCCCCACGGAACCGCGCTACATCCTCACCGTCCGCGGCGTCGGATACCGGATGGGAGCAGGAGGATGA
- a CDS encoding glutaredoxin, giving the protein MNEIPAPALAAAPTDVVDVTLVTTPACHFCDDAHQRLHALDRAGLLRLTAVAAESPRGQALIAEHRPGSFPLTLVAGSFFHAGRIPRGKLARLVDHLGAR; this is encoded by the coding sequence GTGAACGAGATCCCGGCACCTGCCTTGGCGGCCGCCCCGACCGATGTGGTGGACGTCACCCTGGTCACCACCCCGGCCTGCCACTTCTGCGACGACGCCCACCAGCGCCTCCACGCCCTGGACCGCGCAGGACTGCTGCGGCTGACGGCGGTCGCGGCGGAGTCCCCGCGAGGTCAGGCCCTGATCGCCGAGCACCGGCCTGGGAGTTTCCCGCTGACGCTGGTGGCGGGCAGCTTTTTCCACGCCGGCCGCATTCCGCGCGGCAAACTCGCGCGGCTCGTCGACCACCTGGGTGCCCGCTGA
- a CDS encoding sensor histidine kinase codes for MMRLRGYVGRMRWGTRTFLTQALVVAVGVITAALVAVVVGPPLFHEHLQQLGHLDGTAEMGHVEQAFLEAGVRSLGIGLVVALTLAIGLAWLETRRLRRPLEQLTAASALVEAGDYKARVPDTATSPEFNAVADAFNDMASRLDSTETSRRRLLSDVAHELRTPLATLTAELEAVIDDVVPWDHDSQQLLTLQAARLKKIAADLDDVSRAEEGRFTLDTQTQPVWDLIEPAVASVATRYAAKGVTLSADSDPGLIAADPQRVGQILGNLLDNALRHTPTGGIVHISARESRDEVVITVTDTGDGLTPDQIAKVFDRFYRADTARARDAGGSGIGLTIARSLALAHGGSLTAASPGPGHGSIFTLHLPTAPAPERVLIDS; via the coding sequence ATGATGCGGCTCAGAGGCTACGTCGGCCGGATGCGGTGGGGCACCCGCACCTTCCTCACCCAGGCGCTGGTGGTGGCGGTCGGTGTGATCACAGCGGCCCTGGTCGCGGTGGTGGTCGGGCCTCCGCTGTTCCACGAGCACCTGCAGCAACTGGGACACCTGGACGGAACCGCCGAGATGGGGCATGTGGAGCAGGCGTTCCTGGAGGCCGGCGTCAGATCGCTGGGCATCGGACTGGTGGTGGCACTCACGCTGGCTATCGGCCTGGCCTGGCTGGAGACCAGGCGGCTCCGCCGCCCCCTGGAGCAGCTGACCGCCGCCTCGGCCCTGGTCGAGGCAGGCGACTACAAGGCGCGCGTCCCAGACACCGCGACCAGTCCCGAGTTCAACGCCGTCGCCGACGCATTCAACGACATGGCGAGCCGCCTGGACTCCACCGAGACCAGCAGACGGCGGCTTCTCTCCGACGTGGCACACGAGCTCCGCACGCCCCTGGCCACCCTGACCGCTGAGCTGGAGGCCGTCATCGATGACGTGGTCCCCTGGGACCACGACAGCCAACAGCTGCTCACCCTCCAGGCCGCCCGGCTCAAGAAGATCGCCGCCGACCTCGACGACGTATCCCGCGCCGAGGAAGGCCGATTCACCCTCGACACCCAGACCCAGCCGGTCTGGGACCTCATCGAGCCCGCCGTCGCCTCCGTCGCCACCCGATACGCGGCCAAGGGAGTCACGCTATCTGCGGACTCGGACCCGGGCCTCATCGCAGCCGATCCGCAGCGGGTGGGTCAGATCCTGGGCAACCTCCTCGACAACGCGCTGCGGCACACCCCCACCGGCGGGATCGTGCACATCAGTGCACGCGAGTCCAGGGACGAGGTGGTGATCACGGTCACCGACACCGGCGATGGCCTGACCCCCGACCAGATCGCCAAGGTGTTCGACCGGTTCTACCGCGCTGACACGGCACGGGCCCGCGATGCGGGCGGTTCCGGGATCGGGCTGACCATCGCCCGCAGCCTCGCCCTGGCTCACGGCGGCTCACTGACAGCCGCCAGCCCCGGCCCCGGACACGGCTCGATCTTCACCCTGCACCTGCCCACCGCGCCAGCACCTGAGCGGGTCTTGATCGATTCTTGA